The following nucleotide sequence is from Phoenix dactylifera cultivar Barhee BC4 unplaced genomic scaffold, palm_55x_up_171113_PBpolish2nd_filt_p 000491F, whole genome shotgun sequence.
AACTGAATATCAGATTCCAGAAGAGGTTAGGAAAGCTGGTTTTTATATCAATCCTGATGAACTGGCATCTATTGCACGTGGACACAACaccaagatcttgaagatccATGGAGGAGTTGGTAGGTTAGCAAGAAAACTATCTGTCTCACTAGAAGATGGcatcaaaacaagtgatttatcCATTAGGCAGAATATTTTTGGCGTCAACCAATATGTAGAGAAGCCCGCAAGAAACTTCTGGATGTTTGTATGGGATGCATTGCATGACTTGACATTAATTATTCTTATGATATGTGCTTTGCTTTCCGTGGTTGTCGGACTTGCAACAGAAGGGTGGCCAAAGGGTATGTATGATGGGCTTGGAATCATACTCAGTATTTTCCTGGTAGTCATAGTTACTGCAGTCAGCGACTATAAGCAATCATTGCAATTTCGAGATTTAgatagagaaaagaaaaagatatttaTTAAAGTGACAAGAGATGGTTACAAGCAAAAGGTTTCTATTTATGATGTGGTAGTTGGAGACGTTGTTGATCTATCAATTGGAGATATAGTTCCTGCTGATGGAATATATATATCTGGATATGCCTTGTTGATAGATGAATCAAGCTTGTCTGGAGAAAGTGAGCCAGTGTATATTTCTCATGAAAACCCTTTTGTGCTGGCTGGGACTAAAGTGCAAGATGGGTCTGCTAAAATGCTAGTGACTTCTGTTGGTATGAAGACAGAGTGGGGAAATTTAATGGAGACTTTAACTCAGGGTGGGGATGATGAAACACCTTTGCAGGTTAAGCTAAATGGTGTTGCGACAATTATTGGGAAGATTGGTTTGGCATTTGCCACATTAACATTCTTAGTCCTGTTAGTGAGGTTTATAGTGGACAAGGCCATTCATGTTGGCATACTAAATTGGGCTCCGGATGATGCTTTAAATATACTGGATTATTTTGCAATTTCTGTTACTATAATTGTTGTTGCAGTTCCTGAAGGACTACCTTTGGCTGTGACATTGAGTCTTGCATTTGCAATGAAGAAGCTGATGGATGAGAAGTCTCTTGTGAGACACCTATCAGCCTGTGAGACAATGGGATCTGCTAATTGCATTTGCACTGATAAAACGGGTACTCTGACAACTAACCATATGGTAGTTGATAAGGTATGGCTCTGTGAAGTATCTAAATCATTTAGAGGCAAGGAAACTGCTAATGATTTGAGAGGTGCGATGTCAGAAAATGTTATAGACATCCTTCTGCAGTGTATATTTCAAAATACTAGTTCAGAGGTGGTAAGAGGAACAGATGGTAAAAACACCATTCTGGGTACACCGACTGAAACGGCATTTCTGGAATTTGGCTTGGATTTGGAAGGACTTTTTGATACCAAACATCGAGATTGCAAAAAGTTAAGAGTGGAGCCCTTTAATTCAGTTAGGAAGAAGATGTCTGTCCTCATTTCATTACCTGGTGGGGTAATTCGAGCTTTCTGCAAAGGTGCATCAGAAATTGTACTACAGATGTGCGACAAGATAATTGATAGTGATGGAAACACAGTCTCATTATCTGATGAGCAGAAAAAGAATATTGCAGATGTCATTAATACTTTTGCCTGTGAAGCATTAAGAACGCTTTGCTTGGCCTTTAAGGATATGCATGGCGATCATAATGGAGAAGAAATTCCTGCTGATGGTTACACATTAATAGCTGTTTTTGGCATTAAAGATCCAGTGCGGCCAGGTGTCAAGGATGCAGTTCAGACTTGTATAGCTGCTGGTATCAAAGTGAGGATGGTGACAGGAGACAATATTAATACAGCTAAAGCCATAGCTAAAGAGTGTGGCATATTGACAGAGGATGGTTTAGCTATAGAAGGACCAGAATTTCGCAGCAAGAGCCCTGAAGAAATGAAGGAATTAATACCTAAAATTCAGGTTCCATATCATTCTCTAGTAGATAATGCAATGACAATTTTACAACTTCACTGATTACCATTTCCAATTTCCCATGCTTGGAATGAAATGTCATGTCATCGAAGAGCGAGACCTTCCATGCAGTGAAAATTATTCCAACTGTGAATCAGTGAGGGAAATTGTTCAAGTTGTACATTGCCGTTGCATTGCTCTATTTTGACTTTTTGAGTATTGATGAAATATCTGAAACAACTATTTTATGTCAAGATATTTGTGTGCAGGTCATGGCTCGATCTTTGCCTTTGGACAAACATACCTTGGTGACAAACTTGAGGAAAATGTTTAATGAAGTTGTTGCAGTTACTGGTGATGGAACTAATGATGCACCAGCATTGCATGAGTCGGACATTGGTCTAGCAATGGGTATTGCAGGCACAGAGGTATACATTATTTGTTCGTGATTATTTCTTGTTACCATGATTTAAGCACAGAATCTCATTATTTTCAGCTCATGTTTTTTATACGATTGGGCAGTTTCattgaagaaaaaaattcaCGAAAGTAAGGTGCAAGTTGATGACACTTGAAAAATCATATATAAGTAATCAAAAGTCAAAATAACTGCAGTTTTTTTTTCTGCAACCATATGAGTTTTGATTTCAGCAGTTAAGAGTGGTTAAGCTTTAGTTTCATCAGCTGCAGTTGATATCCTACAAAAACCAGAATTACAAATTAATATTGGGGGAAAAATATAGAGAACAATGAAATAACTCCACTCAACTCAACTAAGACTTTATCCCAAACTAGTTGGGGTTGGCTACGTAAAGCCTTTTCATCCATTCCGCTCTGCATAGGCCATACTTTCTGAAAGATGTTGAGATGGGGAATATTAAATAATTCAAGAAAATATAATAGAGATTCTTCTAAAGTATATTATTTTGTTTATGGACCTATTGCCTCACTGATTTTACATTGAaatgataattttttaaataagatattaattttcaaaaatatctaTAAAATTTAAAGAAATTGCATATATAGCTTGTACAATCTGCAGACCCATAATTTAGATTTGGCTTAAATCCTGGAACTGGTCAAGTTTTGTATTGAGTCAGGTCAGAATTGAAATATCCCAGTTTTGGTTCCCAGAGCTTTTGGTGGAACTTTGAACCATGTTTTTAACAATTCCATGTAAATATAATATTGTAAATTATGCTGTATATTTGTGGTGATTTTCATTTAACATATAATTTCTTCTTTTGTGCCATACATACATTCACAACTGTCTTCATTATATCAATGGTAGAAATGAGCTCAAAATTCATGACAAGGATAAACAGATGCGTAACTATGTTTGACAAGAGATTCTGAGTGTCCTATATATTCCTTCAGTTTTTATAGGAAGCTCATAGTTTTCAACTGCAATGAGAAGCTTCAATACTATCATTTACCACAATTTCTAACCTTTGACCTGAAACAGGACATACCTTTTTTCTCATTATTGTGTCCATTGGGCTTTCTAATTCCTAAAAGAAAACTGAAATAATCAACAGATAAGATAAGCAAACCATCTTGAACTGAAACAATAGGCTGCTTAAGATAGCGAGACAGGttttaaaaaagaaagcagGCGAACCTATACTTCATGTACCGAACTGTAACTGTATGTTCTGTATTGCTTTGATAAGCAGCTGGTGGACTAGATACTATAAGATAGGATGGCTACTGCTTGTAAATTTCTGTAGCCTTAGGCGCATGAAAAGTCTAACAACCTAAGTTAATTAATGATAACATGGCTCATGAAAGACATTTATGTGTAGTCTCGTAAAAGAATGATCTAGCTAATTCTTTCACTACAATACAGCTATGCAAGTGTGTTTCCACATTAAAGGGTTTGAAGATGCACCCTTGGTGTTTCTGAAAAACAATCTACATGCTTTTGTAGGATGAAATGATGAAAGGTTACTTAAGGTGATGAGTATGGGTAAGGAGCTTTATAACATGCTCCCACATGTTGTAACTTGAAATGAATGAGACATAGATTGACAGGCCTTGTTATATAGCATTCAGAGAACAATGTTTTCTGGTTCCGTATACCCTCTTACGAGTTCAAGCTGATTGCATTTATTTGAGAAGTTTGGATATGTTGAAGAGCAGCAAGGTTTTGTGATACCATAATGGAGTTGCTAGTGGCATGTTGGGCTACAGTTTTTAAGGGTACCTACCATGGTATGCTATATCTTACCAAACTGGGCAGTATAGGGCGTATTGTACCATACTGGTTGCATACCGGTACATAGTATAGATTGCATACAGACATTCGGTGCGCTGAACCGACCCTCGTACTGGGCGTACCGGCACATTGATAGGGTGGCACCGAAATGGATCTTAGTACCGAGATGGCTTACTTTGGTACTTGTTATTGTGTGCATGCGTACATTGTACCTATTGGGTATATTGTTGTATTGGCAACATAATTGCTTGGGTCCAACATTGGAGTACCTCCTTGAAGCTATAATCTGTTATTGCTGATACAAGTAATATTGCCAGATAGGAATGCGTTCCTTTTGCATATGCACTTTATGATGCCAATTTTTTAACTATTATTACTCTtacaatttttttaatcaagTGTTCCTTTTGTGTCTGTCTGTTTTGGGAAGGAGTATGGTGGGTTAAGTTGATTGTATATATAACCTTTGCATTTTATAAGCTTCTTGATTTGTAAATAATTTAGAAAGTTAAGAAAAGATGGTAAGAAAGCTTTGAGAATTTGATCTGTTCCTGGAATGACATGAACATTTTCATTTCAGAATGTGGTCAATAATAAGTTACACAACATTCTACTAAAAATTCTGCTGTAAATTCATGTCAGAATTTTGTTAACATTGTTGACATGTCTCTATTTACCTAAAGTAAGCTGataatgtcataacaaatgttAATAGCactctagaaatcaaaaatgttGTCAAGTGCCCAATGTacatgaaaatttttgaaaatcaacGCAGTTAATTATTAGATACTCAACGTTTTCATGAGGATGGGCAGTGGAATTGCccattccatatgaaaataaagTGAGAATTCCTTATCAGTTGAAAATTGAAGCCTCAAAATGGTTCGTCTGAGCTTTTGCTCCTATGTGATGATTTTCGGTCCAGTACAATTGTGAGAATTCTAAGTAACCATGACGCTGAAGCCTTGTTCTTCTATCTTTAAATTAGAAATTCTTTCTGCGTTATTATCACGTTAATAATTACAACTATTTTTAACTTCTTTATGTATAATCTTGAACCTGTATGTTATGCACAGGTGGCAAAAGAGAGTGCTGACGTGATCATAATGGATGACAATTTCTCTACCATTATTAATGTAGCCAAATGGGGTCGTGCGGTTTACATAAATATCCAGAAGTTTGTACAGTTCCAATTGACAGTTAATGTGGTTGCTCTGATGGTCAATTTTGTTTCTGCATGCATCACAGGTACTCCAAATCCTCATTGAAACTCTTTTCTTGTTGCCCTTTTAAGGACTATTAACTTGTTATTCCTTTTAAATCACTTATTTCTCATGTTATTTAATTCTTAGGGAGTGCTCCACTCACTGCTGTCCAGTTGCTCTGGGTCAACATGATTATGGATACACTCGGTGCTTTAGCATTAGCAACGGAGCCTCCAAGTGATGAACTGATGAAAAGACCACCTGTTGGGCGGGGAGAGAACTTTATCACCAGGGTCATGTGGAGAAATATCATTGGTCAGAGTTTATATCAGTTGATTGTACTTGGACTTCTCATGTTTGATGGGAAACGGCTTTTGAAAATCAGGGGTCCAGATGCTGATTCAGTTCTCAATACATTCATATTCAACACATTTGTGTTTTGCCAGGTATCCATTTTAACTGTATTTTTTAAGTAAAATATGGAACATTTCTTGTAACTACAGCTCAGCACCATTATTGCATAGTTCTTTATTTTGGATCTCAACTGGCTGAACTTATAGTTTCTGCATGGTAGGCGTCTCTGTGTTTTGCTTATTCACAGAATTCTAATAATTGTTGTTTGGTTTTTGAAAATCTATGCATTTCACAGTACCCAGTTGAAATATCACCAGTTGTTTCTGTTTGCAATAAATCTCTTTTGGTATATAACTCTACTGGAATGCCAGTGCATAAGATAGAAAAGAGCAACAAGTCCCATTGTCAATAAAGAATGATTATATTGGAGAAGAGGTTGTGTGATGGTATATGGTTTCTAAGGTTATTACACTAAATACTTTCTTTATCATTGGCATTAGCAGACTACCTGGTTTGACGGAATGTTATAACAAGTAGACTTGGGGAGTTTTATCAGTTTAATCAATATAAAGACCAAGTTGAAATGGAAAACTTTATTCTAGAGTATGAAGTTTCTGTTTATGTGAAATTTATCTAATTTGAAGGAAGAGTTTAGTTCCGATTTATTgatcatttttcatttgataagaaaaagaaattaattactcTACTACCTAATAAAGTATAATGTACATTCATTTGTATTATTACTGATATATTATTCCCAATAAGCTACTTTAGAGATAAAACTCTTCATAGTTTTTCAATATCCTTCCTACTGCAGTTCTCTTGTCCCAATACCTGTCTGCTGAGATGAGGCATGAATGTTTACACTTCATGAGATACATGAGGAGTATGACCTTGAAAATGATGTGTATGGTAACTTCATGAAGAAGTTATGAATGCAAGATAGAGCTGAGGATTCTTGTACGTGCAATATTACAAGCATAAGTGATATTTTGTTTCTAATTTATTGGCAAGTTTTctaaatattcaaaatatttacAGACACGGAAATGTCTTGAAATGTGCACATCTTTGATTGACATGTCTAATATTAAAGTGTTGTCATCATAATAAACATGGTCAGAGAGAAAAACAGTTTTAACTCTTGATGGTCCTGCACAACTAAATATTGTGGATGGATGCTTATTGAGGATGAGATGCAAATGTACTTTTAATGCAATAAGAACCATTAAAATGTGGTGTTGAGGATCACTTAATTACAGAAGAAGATAGTGGTGAAACTAAAAAGGTTTATTGTATGTGCATCTCTGGTTGACATGTCTGACATGAACATATTAAGAGAATGTTGTCATCATATTAAGCATGTCGGAGAAAACAACAGTTTAAATCTTGACAATCATGCACGACCTAAATCTTGATAGATTCTTATTGAGGAAGTGCTGCAAATGTACAATTAGAGCAAATGTGGTGTTGAGGATTCCTCAAttatacaaaaagataatggtGAACTTAAAAAGGTATATTGGAGGTCTTTTTGGTTATGTAGTAGATGAAAATGGAGGTATAACAACTAGAGAAGTCAACTATAAGGGTCATTTTAATGATCTAAAACAAGTTGATGTGGAGTTATTATGCTTTCTTTCTCTCCCCCCACccctttttgagagagagagagagtaggagAAGCAGATGCAGAGTGCCTTCTTCCTTTGTTGGGTAAAGGCAAGAATCACAGGCCTCTAGTATCAACACTTAATCATTAGCAACTCTTCAATTGGCACCTTATTTCTATTGTTGAATGATTTTATTTTCAATGCAAAGATAAATGGCTAAGCTCTTCCTATTTCAAATGCCTTTCCTAAACAAATGACAGCTTACTCTTCAATGCTTTACTAATGTATCGGCTCTATTAGGTTCTTCAACTTCCAAATTTTTCCTTACGAAAAGGTGCAGTTTCTTATGTCTTGCCTTTACCCTCTTTTCTCATCTAGGCTCTAAGTTTAGGAGAATCATGAAGGTTGGCTGCCCAATTTCATGAGCTTGGTTTGCATAACCAATAAAGTATGTCCCTTTAATTATCCATTAGTTTTTAGGTTCATGAAAAGCATCTATATCACTAAAATAGCCTTGTTTCAAATTTGGACCTATTGAGAACCAAATGTGCAAACTGCAGAACTTTCCATAATGTTTGGATGGATCAGACCTTTACTCAGAGACTTAGTGATGCTTGCTGGATGCATAAAAAATTATAGCAGATGTATTATTATGCTTTATAACCTTTATTAACCAATATTTTCCAAACTAATTATCTATGATATCTATGTTACAAACTACAAGGATACCAAGATTTTTCCATGGTGGTTAATAAGTTTATAATGGTTCCCatcttgatgggtttctctATTCTTATTGTTGTCATTTTTCTTGTTGCAGGTGCATATTTGTTATGAAGGTCTTGATATCCATATATGATATTACTTATATGTATGTAATTAAACACAAATTATAAAACTTATATCTGCGCTGCCTATCTTACAATACATACGTACAACCATCTCGTGCCTAACTTTCTCTaggttttttctaaaaaaaatataaaaagagatACAGACATGGGGTTCTATTTATTATAAAGTGATATTAGGCTTTCTAAAGATAAAACACATTTGCTCTTCTAGATAGTTTGATCCTACTAGCTTATCTAGGTTCTATTCCCTGATCTCATCGTTTTTGGTGACAAAAGTGGTGACAAAATGAATTGAAAATCCACACTGATCTGGTGCATTATAGAATGTGTAGGTCAGGATTTAAcggttttgatgattagatcatAGCAAAATCTCATATCATGCCATTGAAACCATCTGGGAGATGGGGTGACACAAAACACAGCATCCCCATAAATCTGCAGTGGACTGTCAGGTGAGTTCACCTCCAATTCCCTATTGCAAAGGGAATGTACACTTTTCCaacaagcc
It contains:
- the LOC103697613 gene encoding probable calcium-transporting ATPase 8, plasma membrane-type, encoding MEEFLRKNFDVPPKNPSEEAQRRWRSQVGKIVRNHRRRFRMVPDLDKRSESQAKQRKIQEKIRVALYVQQAALQFIDAAKTEYQIPEEVRKAGFYINPDELASIARGHNTKILKIHGGVGRLARKLSVSLEDGIKTSDLSIRQNIFGVNQYVEKPARNFWMFVWDALHDLTLIILMICALLSVVVGLATEGWPKGMYDGLGIILSIFLVVIVTAVSDYKQSLQFRDLDREKKKIFIKVTRDGYKQKVSIYDVVVGDVVDLSIGDIVPADGIYISGYALLIDESSLSGESEPVYISHENPFVLAGTKVQDGSAKMLVTSVGMKTEWGNLMETLTQGGDDETPLQVKLNGVATIIGKIGLAFATLTFLVLLVRFIVDKAIHVGILNWAPDDALNILDYFAISVTIIVVAVPEGLPLAVTLSLAFAMKKLMDEKSLVRHLSACETMGSANCICTDKTGTLTTNHMVVDKVWLCEVSKSFRGKETANDLRGAMSENVIDILLQCIFQNTSSEVVRGTDGKNTILGTPTETAFLEFGLDLEGLFDTKHRDCKKLRVEPFNSVRKKMSVLISLPGGVIRAFCKGASEIVLQMCDKIIDSDGNTVSLSDEQKKNIADVINTFACEALRTLCLAFKDMHGDHNGEEIPADGYTLIAVFGIKDPVRPGVKDAVQTCIAAGIKVRMVTGDNINTAKAIAKECGILTEDGLAIEGPEFRSKSPEEMKELIPKIQVMARSLPLDKHTLVTNLRKMFNEVVAVTGDGTNDAPALHESDIGLAMGIAGTEVAKESADVIIMDDNFSTIINVAKWGRAVYINIQKFVQFQLTVNVVALMVNFVSACITGSAPLTAVQLLWVNMIMDTLGALALATEPPSDELMKRPPVGRGENFITRVMWRNIIGQSLYQLIVLGLLMFDGKRLLKIRGPDADSVLNTFIFNTFVFCQVFNEINSRQMEKINVFRGIFSSWIFSAVLASTIIFQVIIVQFLGAFASTVPLSPLLWLLSILIGAIGMVYAIILKCIPVELNKQPVCDQNGYEPIPSGPEGV